The DNA window GTTTGCAGCTTCAGCTCTGTTTCGGTGATTTGTTTAAGCAGCAACGAGCAATTATGGGCGCCGGTCGATTCAGGATAAGTCCGGATTGCTTCGCGGCAAATTTCGGCAGCCTTCCGATTGTTCGTAGACGGAATTTGTGCTTTTAAAGGGAAATATTCGCCGGTTTGCTGATAATAAAATTGCGCCAACGCAAAAGCCACCGTAGTGGATTCGGGGGAAGTGCTGAATTTCTTTTGTAATGCTTGCAAAGCCGCGGTGTAAAGGCTGTCGGTAGCGGGAGCCGCCGACACAGAATGAACAAATTCCAGTCGCTTCACATCGGCATCGATGAGCGCGGCAGGATTTTTATCATCCAAATGAAAAGCCAGCAGTTGTTGATAAAGCTCCAACACCTGCGCGGTATTAGATTGGGAATATTGCTCCGGTAATTTGATTTTAATAAAATCAGCAGCCCGGTCGTAATATTTGTCTTCGGTAGGGATGAGCTGCTGAGCGGCAACTTTTACATCTGTTTCGTTATTACTAAAAAAATCGAGGGCGCGCCATGCAAGGAAATCGAACAAAGTGGGCCGGAAAACCTCCGATTGTTTCTCACGCTCCAGAATAGCCTCAAAACCCGTGATGTCAGTTTTTTGAAGTTCCTTTTTGTTTTCTAATGATTCCAGGAAATGACCGGCAGCTTCCTGGTGAATTTTAGTCGCATCCCAAGTAAGCATATCCTCATTGTTATAGCCGCTGGTGGCGGAGCGTTGTAGAATCTGGTAGCGGTTGGCCTGAAAATATTTGAGATACAACTCGCCGGCAATTGAATGCAGCACCTGCGTGGCTGGTGGCTCCGACTGACGAATTGCCTCTTCTGTCTGAAGGATTGCTTTTGGAAAATAATCTTCTTCAAAATCTGCTACCAACTTAATGCGGAAGATGCCCGCTTTGAGTAACTGCGGTGCATTGTTTTCGGCGGCAGCCAGGCGATGGATTTCTTCGACCACCTCCAGCGCCGAGCGCGGCTGGCTCAATGCGCTAAGCGAATCGACGCGCTGCCATAATTTGTCGTAGTCTTTTTGCATGGCGGGTGTATTAGCAATAAAAAAAATAGCTGCAACAAAAAGTAGCAGCACCGGAAAAAGAGATTTGAAAAGTCGCATAGTCAGATATTTTTGTGATCATTTTCTTATGCAATAATGATGCAAATATTTCTTATCGCCGCCAAAGTCTTTGGTAGCTGCGGTTTTATTAAAAAAATAACAACGATAAAGTGAAAAACTTTGGAAGGAAGAAAAAGTGAAGCAGCATTAATATCTGATGATTTTCAGATTAGAAACAGCGGCGTCGATAGAGATCTCGATGCGTTCGGCAGCAGTGTCGAAGTTTTCGGTGAGATAAATACCTTTTTCGTTTTTCTCGAAACCATCGAGGCTTTTGTTGGAGAGGAAGGAGTCCGTTTTTACCTGGCAGCCGGAACTAATCGGCACCCTGATGGTAACATCTGTAGCTCCGGCGTCGATGGATAGGCGGCTGAGCGAATGGCGGTTGCCCAGCTTAAGATTGATTTGGGAAGCTCCGCCGTCGATGTCGACATTATCAACTTTAAACAGTGTAAGATCGAAATCAATCTTGGCAGCTCCGGCATCTATTTTAAAATCCCATAGCGGATCAGGATGAAGGCTGATTTTAGCTTTGTTGTGGAAATTATCCATGCGCCGGATGCGCTGCTTCATGGTGAGCTTAAGCACCACCACGCCTTCGGCACTGTTGGAATTAAGATTGTAACTGCCGAAATTGCCTTCGCGTTCAAAATTTAACAAATCATCGCTGAGGCCTTCAATAATGAATTCTCCTGCCATGGCATCCAAATCGAGTACCGCATTTCGGATACCAGCTTGGTAGCCCTGGGTCAGTGACTGGTCAAAATCCTCCATCACCTCATTCTGTGCATCGGGGTCGTGGTAAAGCCCTTGCCGGTGGTCGTGTCGAAAAAAATCGCGCCAGTTGTTGCCTCCGTATTGTTGCGAATCCTTGCCGGCCAAAAACCAGATAGAAAAGCCAACAACCACAAATGCCAGCACCACACGCACCGTCCCGTTGATGGGAAGCAGCGAGATGCCGAGGAGGACCAGAATAACGGGCCAGAGCTGCCGCAGCGAGTACCAGCCAAAATGGATGTAACCAAAGTTGCGCAGCACAAACAAAAGTCCTATGCTGATGAGGATGATGCCCCAGAAAACATTTTTTGATTTCATAATTAACTTGTTAAAAGTTAGACAAAACGTTTATCGTTTGTCTTCGCGTGAGCGACTAAAAATAATGAGAATCCCCACCACGATAAGCAACACAGGCCACAGGTCGCCAAAATTAATACGCGAAATGAAATGGCTTGCGAGAAAAAGGCCGCCCAGAGTAATGAGGATGATGCCGGCGATAAGGCTGCCTTCGTTAAGTTGTTTGTGCTCGTGTTGTTTTTTTCGCATTTCTTCGTCAGGATTTAACATGGTGTTATCAAACTCGGTATTTGCTTTTTCCTTATCCGAAAATCCTGCCCCGGCGCTACCAGATTCCGGTGGAACAGTGCGGCCGTAACGACTACTGTCGTAATAAACATCGTAAGGCTCCAGCGGCACTGCAATCCATGCAATAATATAGATTAATACTCCGCCGCCACCAAAGATAGCCAATACCACAAACATTAAGCGGACGATGATGGGGTCGATGGAAAGATACTTTGCCAATCCACCGGAAACTCCGGCAATTACAGAGTCGGTGCGGCTTCGATAGAGACGTTTTGTTGTTTGCATAGTCGTTTATTTTTTTTCAAAAGTAGGATTTTTTTGGGATTGCAACCTGTGGCATCCCATGTCTGCCTTTTGACGCACGAAAGCCCTGCAAGTTACGAAGTAAAATTATTTAATCGCTCACCTCTTTCTTTTTCCACCCACCAATCGCCGTTCACCACTCATATCCGGCCGTCAAAATTACCCGCCCACTGGGATGCAATCCTCAATCGAAGGGAGAGGATGGCAACCCTAAGTCATACCGCTAAAACATTATAGCTAACATCATCTTTTTTTAGCAATCTCACAAGGTGGTTTCGACTACGCTGTTTTCGACTTGGTTCGGCTTGGTTCGACTGCGCTCACCAGACACCGCTCACCAGCCGACGCTCAACCACCGCAATCACCGCAAACATTGCAGAGCAGGCGTAAATCGAAAATCCACCTCCTAATTCAAATTTATCCATCTGTTCTAAAATTGATGCCGTCTCTTCAGGGCTTCCATTCTTTTCGCTGACTATTATCAAAGGGCTGCACCCGGTGCTATTGATTTCGCTGCGATGGGGCTAAGCCGCGCGGCATTCTATCATTCTCACCGCTCATTTCCCATCTCTCATTTCTACCTACTGCCGACTGAGAACTTAGTGACTGCGGCCTTTCCCTCCGTTACAATATCCGACGACATAAAACATAGGTACGCATTTATTGTTAATTTTGCTTGTTGCTATAAAAAACGATAGTGTGCGCTAAAAATAATAAACGATGCTGGGACGATTTTTCAAGATTATTTTCAAAATGTTGGGGTGGCTAATCCTGATTTTAGTGGTAGTTTTTTTTGTGATTTACGCCGTTGCTCCGATTTATGATTTCCCGGAGTACAAGGCTTTTTCGGGTGACAAACTCTACAATCCCTACCGTGGCATGGACAGCAGCGACTGGAAAAAAGGCAACTTTCAGGTACAGTCGCGCGTATGGCTGGGCATCACCAACGGACGCCGCAACACCAACGAAGCCATCAATACGATATACCGCCAGTTGGGTTACGATATTATCGTTACTTCCGACTATCAGAAGATCAACCGCTTTGGGCAGGAGCTGCCGCAATACATCCCTACTTACGAGCATGGCTACAGCATACGCAAGACCCATCAGGTGTGCATCGGTTCTCATGGTATCGACTGGGTTGATTACCCATTTTATCAGAACGTAAATCATAAGCAGCACATGATAAATATGCTGAGCGAAAAGAATGAAATCATCGCTCTGGCACATCCCGATCTTCGCGACGGCTACCTGCTCGAGGATATGAAACAACTTACCAACTACGATCTGATGGAAGCCATGAGCCAGGTACGTTTTTCGATAGGACACTGGGACATGGCGCTCTCTTATGGCCATCCTGTTTTTATCCTTGGCAACGACGATGCGCACGACGTGTTTGATCCGGAAGAGGTTGGCCGGGTGTGTACCTTTATTAATTCGCGAAGCATTGATGGCGATCAGATAAAACGAAATCTGAAGGCCGGTAACGCATTTGGCGCCCGAGTGGCGATGCAACCCGACGAAGATTTTATTGAAAAAGCCTCCGTCCATCAGAATTTGCCAATAGTAAAAAATGTCGATTTAGTTGGCGACACACTTACCGTTAAACTTAGCGAAACTGCGGCGCTGATAGCTTTTGTCGGGCAGGGTGGCACATTGCGCCGTACTTTTAGCGACACCTCCGGAGCCACTTACATCATTCGCGCCGACGACACATACATACGCACGGAGGTTACTTTCGACGATGGCACCATGTATTATCTCAACCCCGTTTTCCGCTACAGCGGACTAACACCCGGACAACAACCTTCAGCCACCATCAATTGGGCGAAGACCTGGGTGCAGCGCGGCGTTGCAATAGTGATATTCATCGTGCTGCTGCTCATCGTAATTCGCATCATGCGTCCCCGCAAAATAAAAGGTAAAGGCAGAATCAGCCGCCGGACTTATTATTACCAGAGCTGATGGCGCAAAGCACAGTAATTTTACCATTAGAAAAAACACCGACGCCTGTAAAAACCAAACAGACGCTTGCGCTGATAATTGTTTTG is part of the Bacteroidales bacterium genome and encodes:
- a CDS encoding PspC domain-containing protein, whose translation is MQTTKRLYRSRTDSVIAGVSGGLAKYLSIDPIIVRLMFVVLAIFGGGGVLIYIIAWIAVPLEPYDVYYDSSRYGRTVPPESGSAGAGFSDKEKANTEFDNTMLNPDEEMRKKQHEHKQLNEGSLIAGIILITLGGLFLASHFISRINFGDLWPVLLIVVGILIIFSRSREDKR
- a CDS encoding DUF5668 domain-containing protein, producing MKSKNVFWGIILISIGLLFVLRNFGYIHFGWYSLRQLWPVILVLLGISLLPINGTVRVVLAFVVVGFSIWFLAGKDSQQYGGNNWRDFFRHDHRQGLYHDPDAQNEVMEDFDQSLTQGYQAGIRNAVLDLDAMAGEFIIEGLSDDLLNFEREGNFGSYNLNSNSAEGVVVLKLTMKQRIRRMDNFHNKAKISLHPDPLWDFKIDAGAAKIDFDLTLFKVDNVDIDGGASQINLKLGNRHSLSRLSIDAGATDVTIRVPISSGCQVKTDSFLSNKSLDGFEKNEKGIYLTENFDTAAERIEISIDAAVSNLKIIRY